In Saccharomyces eubayanus strain FM1318 chromosome XIV, whole genome shotgun sequence, the sequence TCATAAAGCAGTTTTTGCATTCAAGACGGTTGAACAATGTGCATACTGGTGGTTTGGGTGGGTTCACTGTAATTTGTCTGGTTTATTCATTCTTAAATATGCATCCACGGATAAAATCAAACGACATCGATGCCCCGGATAATCTGGGCGTCCTGCTGATTGACTTCTTCGAACTTTACGGTAAGAATTTCGGTTATGATGACGTTGCTATAAGTAACTCCGATGGCTACCCTTCCTATATTCCCAAGTCGCATTGGAAGACTTTAGAACCGTCAAGAGGCAGATTTTCGCTTGCCATTCAAGATCCCGGTGATCCAAATAACAACATCAGTAGAGGGTCCTTTAACATGAAGGATATCAAAAAGGCATTTGCTGGGGCATTTGAATTGCTGGTTAATAAATGCTGGGAGCTAGATTCCGCCACCTTTAAAGATCGTGTAGGAAAAAGCATATTGGGGAACGTAATCAAATACCGTGGACAAAAGAGAGATTTCAAAGACGAAAGAGACTTAGTGGAGAATAAGGCGATTCTCGAAAACGAACGCTACCATAAGAAGCGTACGAGAATAGTTCATGAAGATGTGTTCATAAACGACACAGAAGAATTGCCGGTAGAAGACATCTACAAACTTGATGAGCCTCTTAAAAAGAAGCGGAAGGGGAAAAAGGACAAGAAAGAACGAAAGACACTAGAAGGAACTCTACCCCCTCCCGCTTCTGAGGTAGCAGTAAAGAAGAGCAAACGACAACACCAGCAGAAGACAGTGAACCCCAGTCCAAAACCACATCATGACAATCCCACCATAGATGCCTTGATGGGACTTTCTGACAATGAAGAAGGGTCTGACCAAGATCGAAGAGAAAACGGCATTCAACCGGGGCAAGACGAGAAGCAGCCGTTGAAAACGCAGACTGTGGACGCGCAAACCAGAAGAGACTACTGGCTCTCCAAGGGTCAGGCTCTCTAATACGACATATAGACCCTGATATATCATTTCTACATAAGCACATCTTTAATAGCTTAACTATAGAAACAATAAGCAAGAGAACACCCAACGCGTGGCCAATTTCCTCTTTGGGAGATATGGGGCCACCAAAAGCAGAAAGTTTCCCAATCAGGAAATTATCCCGAGCCGGTAAGATgacgaaatttttcatctttgacATGATAGAGAAGTAGTTTAGAACGTGCAGGCAGGCCTGATTTGAGACAcatgtttcaaaagaaatccTTTAGCGTGGGTGTAACACATGTATTAGTGTAGGTATCCGTTTGCTTCTACTGCTGACAAAAACAAGACCTCAAGCCTCCAGCCCGATCGAAAATTTGGGCTACTAATAAAATTATTGCTATTTTTCCTGCTGATTTGCTTTGGATTATTGAAACgaaattaaaagaaaagatcaaacaTCAAACATCAAACATCAAACGGACAGTGCATAATGTCTCTCTCAGCTGCAGCTAATAAGATATCCGATAACGATTTCCAGAATATTGGGCCGGCCCCTATGCCCCCCAATGCAAATGGACAAGGCCGTACCGGTTACAACCAAACGCAACCTATAACCAAGCTCATGAGCCAACTGGACTTGACTTCAGCGTCCCATTTGAGTGCGAAttccttgaagaagaagagcgGATGGGTGTCTTACAAAGACGACGGTTTACTTTCATTCATATGGCAAAAGAGATACTTAGTTCTACATGATTCATATGTCGCGCTTTACAAGAATGATAAGCAAAACGATGATGCGATTTTACAGATACCACTAACAAGCATTATAAGCGTAAGCAGGACACAGCTGAAACAGTATTGTTTCGAGTTGATACGTTGCAGCGACCGAAACTCTGTTTCATCAGGATCCTCGTCCTCTGTGAATGTATCGTCTGAGAATAATTCGAAAAAGTCCATCTATATCGCTACAAAGACAGAAAATGATTTGCATACTTGGTTAGACGCTATCTTCGCCAAATGTCCATTATTGAGTGGTGTCTCTTCCCCCACTAACTTCACGCATAAAGTACATGTTGGTTTTGATCCGGAAACTGGGAGTTTCGTTGGCATGCCCACTAATTGGGAAAAACTACTGAAGCATTCTAGGATTACCGGAGAAGATTGGAACAACAACTCTGCGGCGGTCATACAGGTATTACAATTCTATCAAGAGTATAATGGAGCTGGCAACCCCACAAATCCTTTGGAAAAATCTCAAAGTAGTGAGGCAGCCTCTTCTCAAAAATCTTTACCAAGCAgttataatgaaaacaagcATTCAGTGAATTCAAAAGCTTCCTCTGGTGGCTCCTCGGGGTTGACATCACAGAGACAAGCTTCGCAACCACCAAATACGAAACCACATGTATCTTCAGGAAATGGTTCACTGCCACCGATAAACACAAAAGTACTTAATAATCAATCAAATATACCCAGACACTTACAAAATGTCCCTAGCCAACAGTACAATAAGATGAGAAATGCACATTCCCCAACCAATGGTCAGTTTCCTAGAGGACCTATGCATTCTAACCATTCACAACGATCTTtgcagcaacaacagcaccaacagcaccaacaacaccatcaacaacaacaacaacaacaacaacaatatcagcagcagcaacaataTCCTTACCACCAACAGGTACCTTCTCCATCTCCGTCTCCATCTCCATCTCCATTAAATCCGTATAGGCCACATCACAACATGATAAATCCATACTCCAAGCAATCCCTATCACCTTTAGGTGCACAGCCATCTAACGCAAACCAAAAACAAGGTACACCGAATTACGCTCAAAATCCAAGCCCCACTGGTCCACAATTTCAACCTCAGCGAACTGCACCAAAGCCACCAGTCTCGGCCCCAAGAGCTCCATACCCACCAAAACAAAGTGCAGTGGCTGCTGGTGCTGCCATGCAACATGTTGCAGCTAAGAACGATCAGCCGGTTCTACAGTCGATGAGGCAGGCTCCAAAGAGACCAGATACAGATGACAAACAAGCGACCGGCGTCACCAAGCCCAAGAAGCCAACAAGGCCAACTATGTCAACTGCAGAAATCATGAGCAAGTTGAAAAGTGTTACCGTCAATGCAGATCCATCCATCTGTTTTAAAGTGATTGAGAAGGCTGGTCAAGGTGCAAGTGGTTCCGTTTATCTGGCTGAGAGAACATATATACCAATCGAAAGTAACATGAGCGAACTTATGAATAACGAGATTGATGAACCCCAAGTTGGAGATAAAGTTGCCATCAAACAAATGATTCTTTCTAAGCAGCCTCGCAAAGAACTCATAGTAAACGAAATTCTAGTCATGAAGGACTCACGCCATGATAATATTGTTAACTTCTTAGAAGCATACTTGAGAACAGACGATGACTTATGGGTAGTAATGGAATTCATGGAGGGTGGATCACTAACagatattattgaaaacagTCCTGCCAACGATACTTCACGCTCACCATTAACAGAGCCTCAAATTGCATATATTGTACGAGAAACTTGCCAAggtttgaaatttttgcaCGATAAGCATATCATCCATAGAGATATTAAATCTGACAACGTCCTGTTGGATACGAAAGCAAGAGTAAAGATTACAGATTTTGGATTCTGCGCTAAATTGACAGataaaagaagcaaaagagCCACTATGGTTGGTACGCCATATTGGATGGCGCCAGAAGTTGTCAAGCAACGTGAGtacgatgaaaaaattgatgtATGGTCTTTGGGGATTATGACTATTGAAATGTTGGAAGGTGAACCACCATACTTGAATGAGGATCCTTTAAAGGCGCTCTATTTAATTGCAACCAATGGCACTCCAAAACTCAAATATCCGGAAACATTATCCTTGGAGATTAAGCGTTTCTTAAGCGTTTGTCTTTGCGTAGACGTTAGATACAGAGCTTCCACCGAAGAGCTTTTACATCAcggttttttcaatctgGCATGTGATCCAAAGGACTTAACAGCATTGTTGGAATGGAAGGAGTGAATCGTGATTCTCCTTTTGAGCATTTTAAACATACCTAATCCTAcatatctttttctttagctATGCATATTAAAAGCataatatataattttttactttaAAAGGTCACATCTCTCCTCCCCTACCGAAACCTTTAGTATAGAGCGCAATGATTAGCCCACTATTGTTAAATGCTGTCAAGAATCCTAGGTGACTTTCAGGATTATCTTGTATGCGACTAGGTTACTAGTTTGGTGAAATCAAGCGAGAGTTCCAAAACTTTATCTTGTAATCCATCCATCTTGTGAGACACCGGAATTGTTCTTAAAATCAATGGGCCTAACCTTTCTAAATTTTCAACCCCAATTTGTTTGTTCGCTAGGGCCGAATCTTTACTTAAAATAACCCTGAATATCTCGCACAATCCATTTAACAAAGTAGTGAGTTCAATCTTGCGCAGTTTTGGTATGGGTGCACGCCCAATCAAGTATTCATCTGATATATATCTCCTGAGAACTAGGGCTATCCTAGCAGAGAGGTAAGGTGCCGTTAActttctcaatttttcGTTTGAGTTTAGCATAAACTTTACCAAATCTTGTAAACATTCTAAAGAACATTTGTACTTGGTCAGAAATGGAGGATTAGTGGTAGATCCAAataagtttgaaaaatcaaacgCAGATAACTTGGATGAAAACTCGGCTAGTGTATCACAACCTCTCATTAGAgcattttctaattcatcaaattcgTACAAAAACGAGCAGTTCCAAACAGCACTAATAAATATGTCTAACTGCCTTTCACTGAAAAGctcaatgattttattgCCTAACAAGATCTCCCGATATTTAGAGTAttcattcaaatcatcTATCTCAGTTTGGTTATCAATTTCTGGGTTAATTCTTTGTAATGTAGTGGTGATTACATTTATGAATAAATCACAAAAGTTATCCTTAAGTTGATTCCCCGCATCTCCTTGGagtgatttgaaaattttgctCGATAAATCACTGAAGCAATTGGAAGCAAGAACCCATATAggaatttcatcattagcTGACCCTGCAATGAGAGACTTCCGTTTGATGATTTCAGTCAAGTTTTTCAGTATTCTTAAAACGTGCTTTGCTTTCAATGTTGATACATCAAACTGATCTATCTTTGCTACTTTAGCTCTTAAGTTTGTGCATGCCATATAACTGATTGCCTCAAAAGTAGGTAGTCTATTAAGTGACGATTTGGGCAATTTTGGTCCAAGTTTGTTCGCTATTTTTTCCCTTGTATCAAAAGCTAATACTGATATCGTACTTAATTGCAGAAGAATCAAAATTTCGgtatctttgaaatctttggTCGCAAAGATGTCAAGACCAGACAATATGGCCTTTTGCATAGAAGAGGGCTTCGTTTTATCTTGGACGAACTCAGGCAAAAGAGGATATTTTATAGCAGAATTAAACAGAAGCAGTACTTTTTCCACAAATTCATCCGTCATTGCATCATATTCGAAAACTAATTTGTAGAGGGAGGGAAACCCAGTGATTAGTTCGTATATGCAATCGTATTCGGTTTTGTTGGAAGCACTGATTGAGAGGTCGCTATACGTGATGTCATACTCGGTGAATATCTCGCAACAGTCCTTTAAGATACCAGGTGGAACATTGTTAATATTTaagatttctttcaatAGTGTTTGGTAATTTAGTATAACGGCATTCTTGGTATTATTCGAAGTTGATAGCAACAGtcttttcataaaatttAACAATACAGACCATTCCATAGAACAGGTAGGGTTGTTTTTAAAATCTTTAAAGTGTTCTGGGTAAAGTTTTATTAAGCCCTGCAGCGTTATATTAATGAAGtctgtttcattttcaagTTCTTCATTTGACCATTCTTTAGTGAGTAATGGCTCAATAACTTCCAAAAAGATAAGATCCCACGGGGGGAAACAAACAGAATGAGAGTCAAtaattctgaaaaaagtCTGAACAGCACCGTTTTTAACTTCTATTCTATCATCGTTGGTACAGTTGACCAAATTCTTCAGAAGGTATATCCATAGTCCGTCATAAAGCTCCCAATTATGCGACGAATCAGACGTAATGATTTCAATTAGTTTTTGATTAGTGAtcttttcagaaaattttttacgTTTTTCGTCATCTAAATCCAACGTATCGGGACTGAAACGGACTCTAAGATAGTCTCCAACTAGCCAGAATTGACTAAtggaagagaaagaaatatttagATTCCTCTTCTGAGTTACAAAATTGACAAGTGTGTCAATAACACACTTGATAACGTTCATTGGCAAACTTTGTAAAAAATCGTCAGAAATTAGTTTGAAAACATCGTAAGATACCTGTATCATGTTCTTGTGTTTCTGAACGATACCTTCAAACAAAGATGAATCGTCTATGTCCTCATTCATGGATAGGTTTGTGTCTTCGACTGTCCACTCGAAGGGTGAATTGATaatgttgaaaatatttgtcCATGAGTTCATCAGCAACTCACCGAACTCgtttaaaatttctttcaaagtcaATAGCAgttggaaaagaatatcAGATTCCACATTGATTGTTCCGTTATATATTTCTTGCCTACCTACATCCAATTGTTTGATCGAGTTTATTGTTTCCATCAAACTATCGATAATTAGGTTTTCTAAGGTACCGAATTGCTGGACCTTATCCTCTTGATCATCAGAGTTGCCAACCTCGTTAGTAGCctttttaataatttctGTGAATACTCTCACGCTGTACAAGCGTAATGAATCATTATCCATCTCACGATTTGATATTAGTTTGATCATATAGTTAGAAAGTAAATTCCAAAGCTCCTTTCCGTTTTTTCCTGCAAGGAATTTCTTACAGTTGTAAGTCGCTAGTTCACCGATTTTGTTGACAAAAAAAGCCTTGTTATAAATGCATGGCATAATTTCATTCCCAGCATCTAATGGATGATAACCAATATCGTTGTCCAAGTTAAGGTTAGTTTGTTCTAAAGTTAGggtattttttgaatccaaAATTAATCTCGTTAATACCAACTGAAATgttgaacaagaataatTGCTTGTACTTtcgaaaaattttgttAGAGAACTTTCAATTGATGTGACATCCGATTTACTTAGTACTGGAGGTGGTGGAATATCTTCAGAGTAAAAGCTTTCTTTAAAATCAGCAGATGGGCCATATATGTAGTACGATATCCATTGCCAGGTTAAGAAAGTGTATTTCCAGCTTTCTGAATCAAAAACGGGACCTAATGATACCGATAACGATACCAAAGCTCTGAGTAAACTAACTTGCCTTGGACTGATGTTTCTAGGGTGCAATTGCCTTTTCGTTTCCTTGTCTTTGGAAGAATCTCCAATTTCTTTCGTTAAATCTTTTGTCGTCGgagaagaaattgtttcACCAGGATTATTCAAGACCCTTGACCCGGATATTTCTCTTACCTGTTGACTTTTTACTAGCCTGCTCATATCATTAGAAGGGACCCGATTTGACGATATTACATTATTTACTATTAAAATCGAAAACAACTTCATACACTTTCTAAGTTTTTCCTCGAGTGACAAAACACCGGCACTATGAGctaatttttggaaagctcTTACCACCGAATGGAAAATAGATGTCTCTAAAGAAGTCGAATATAGAAATAACTTGTTGATCTCATAGAGTCCAGAAAATAGGCCGCTATAAACCTTTACTATGGTCGAgtcattttctaattctcCGTTGTGTTGTTTGTCCcccattttcttctcaagAGGAGAGCTGTCCAGAGCAGAATTGCTCAAGCCTTCACACAAATTGTTACAGATTCCGAGAATTAGCGATATAATGTAGGTAATGTTGATGGACGGAGCGTTAGACTTGTCCAAAAGATGCATAAATCTTGTTTTGACCATTGAATTCTCAGTGGTTATCAGGGGAGAATCCATCTTTTGAACGATTGATGATGAACCTAAGAAAGTAATATACTCTGGAGAGTTCAGTAGGCCAATGCACTCTTTTAAAAGGTATTTGAAAACGTGCTTCTTATCTGAGTAATTGTCATAGTCCATATAGAGAGTATTAACAATCTCAGTATCTTGAGAcaaatctttaaaaagTTCCAATGATAGGACTCTCTGCCAAGCAGATAAGTTCGATTCGACGGAGATACCATGAATCAGTAACGACAAAATGACTTCTAATTCTAATTCGAGTGTACTTAGGTATTCCTTTCTTATCAATAACTTCAAGCAACGGCAACTCCTCACAGCGGTGGAAAAATGTTTGGAAGATGATATGCAACGTAGCAGCAAGGGAATGGCCTTCACCCTTAGTAAATACTGTAAATCTCCGCATTCTAAAAGATTCTTCTGACTATTCTTTAATATGGACTCAAGGATTTCTAATCCGTAGTCTATTGGGATGTCTCCGATATCCAATAAGATATCCCCATCATTACTGGGTCCGCTTATACTTACCTCGTTCAGGGAACAAATATTATTAAACAGTTTGTTAGCATCGTATCTATAAACGTTAACTTTGGTTGTTTCATTGTTACTTATCAGGACTTCGAACTGCTTATCGTCAACAACAGATTCAATGGAAAGTCtatcaaatatttcatcaatgaGTTGTTGTAAAGTTGCACTTGCAGTACCTACCACTACGGGTGCTTTATTGGGTACGTGTAGCAGATTTGAGCAGCACAGCAGCAATTTCTTACAAAGCGGACCATAGATAAACTTTCCGTAcgtcttgaaaaaaattggcaCCACTTGTAAGACTTTTAATTGAATTTCCATGGCAAGATGGGTGGCCTCTATAAAAGCATCCAGGATTTCAGACAGCCGGCTCCTGGGAATAGATGGGACGGTTGACAGTCCTTGCAAGCATTGCATAGCCAGTGTCGTCATCTTGGCATTTCTCGACTGGCACGCCAGTATGAAAGGCAGCACAAAATCTGGATGCCTTTCTAACTCATCAAAATTATGTACCCTCTTTAGGATCTCGACGGATTTATCACTAGCATGGCGAATGGCCGAATTCCTTCTTTTCGATTCGGACGATAGTGAACGCAATTCTGCTTCGAGTTGCTTTTGCATGGAGGTAAATCCCCCAGTGTTCATAGTCATATGTTGGTATACAGCGAACTCAATTAGCCTATTCTCTCTGAAACTACTTGTATAAATCAAAGTCTGCAAGCCTTATTCAACTGGGCTTGGTCACCTTAATTATTTACACGGACGATTTGAAGGTCATCCACGACGATTAGACGGCTTTATTAAAAAGTGAAATTATACAGATTTTGTAATGACTATATAATGATTAGGATCAGGAGCTTTTGAAACGACTCGGATCCTAGCTCTGAGAAATTATTTGTGGACTGCTAGAGCTATATCGTGGATATCAGTTTAGTGTTTCCTTTTGTGTAGAGGTTTTCTGAAGCTTAGGAACATTTTGAGTGGAGTAGCGCAGGGATACTAAGATTAAGTCGCACGTTGCATTATGGAATATCATGCACTTCGAAGGTTGGTTTTGTATTACCCCACAGTCATTCGGTGTGGCCCACTTAGGCATAATATGACAAGGGTGAGCTGTAGGAATATTTCTAGTAAGGGTGGCGGACGAGATGAGAAGGGAGATTGTAGTGAAGACAATGATACCTCTAAGGATTTGGGGAGAGTGCCATCAAAGTTAAAACGGACGTATAATGGTGGCAAAGTTGCTGAAGAGGCCGATGTTCATGCTAATCCGTTATCGCGGCAAGGGAAGCAATTACTAGATACCCTAAGTTCCGCCAGGCCGAAGATGACTACCGGTTCTAATTTGCATTTGCTGGTTCCCAAAGTTGCCTCTACTGACCATATTCCCAAAAGAGAGGTGAATACAGAGGGCCTGTTTGCCGGCTATCGACCCTTGTTTTTAGGAAATTCAAGCTTCCCCTCCGATGTAAGAAAGGGCAAAAACTTCCATGATTTGGACGAAGTTCTTCCCAATATTCAGTTGATTGATGGTTCTGAGAAGGATGGGAAACTTAACGTTCAGGAAATCATTGAAGATTTACAAAGAACTAGCCTGAGAGAGAGCATTAGTAATATGGAACAGCCCTCATTGTCACATAAACGGAGGCCTGTGATACCGTGGGATGCATCCATAAGTGGGATGGTCTACAATGACATGCCTTTTAAACATGTGCCCAAAAATGTTGTCTCGAAACTGAAGCCATTCAAACTCGTACGTGTTGAAAGAAAGCCAAATTCAAGGAATGGCAAAAAACCGAGTATGATAAAACTTCAGTTCCACAATCGAAGAATCAACGATACGCTGGAGTTTGTGAATTTGTACCAGAATAAGACTCGCTTGCATGAATCGTTTTACAATGCGAAAACATATCAAGAATCCAAATATTCGAATACAAACACAAACAGAAGACAAAAACTGTTGAAAGCCAGAAGCGATTTTGAACATAAACTAAAGAACTATGCGTATAAACAcacttttatcaaaaatgaCCAGGAACTATTTCGTAATGAGCTGACCAAGTTGAACAGGGTACTCGCAAGAGAATTTAAAAAACTAACAAAGCTATCCATACATAACGAATTCAAAAGAGAGCATTTACCCTTGGCCGTTTACGTGAGCAAATCTAACGGTACCAAAAAGCTATTTCAAAGATCTTTGAGAATGAAAATCATGGACCATATATATCCAGTTTACACGACAATACTATCTTCCCTGACACATTCAAAAGACTTGAAGAGAttcgaaaacaaaattaaagagTCAATTGAGAAGATTGTAACGCGCTTGTCAGATGAGATCCCGTCCACATACTTCTTTCAAGATGGAGTGGATTGTATCATTCAACCCAGCCCCATTcataatttcaaaagaatgCATTGGTTAAGATACACCAAGAGACATAACACATTCTGGGGGAGGAGTATAAATAAAGACGTTCAAGTGAGTTTCAATGACAAATATGTTGTTACAAGGAGTGGCGTTAGATATACGCGGTATCCTACTAATTTGAATACACAACTACTGGAAACTgcatttgaagaatgggATTATTATGAATGATTGGTTCTgcttttgattttgcttTAAGCATCTAAACGCATATTCACAATTCATGTAAATATTATGCATATATGTCTTGAACATACTTTggaatatataaatatgtaGTTGGGTAAAAGATTTCCTATTCTTTCCTTCAACAATGGCTAGTACCGTTACTGGTCAAAGTTGTAGAGTTGCCGTCATTATCTTGGTTGTCGTCTTCatcctcgtcttcatcctcgtcttcgtcttcgtcttcgtcttcgtaGTCTTGGTCTGAATTGAAAACCACTTCTTTTGTCGAGTAAATGTATACACCAGGTCTGTCCAGCCCTAACCGTTTTCTTACCATCGCCTTTCGCCGTTTGGTGTCCTCATTTTTTGAGCTActgctgttattgttgtgACCTACACTTTTCTGGACAATTTGGTCtgtaaaatataaaatctTGTCGCGAGCACTactcaatttcttgaatgcCAGTTCCTTATAGGTTCCTTTATCGTTAAAATGTATTTGGTCGATACTCCTACCTTCGGATACCTGATCCTCTGGGTCATAGCGAGATATGGTTTGCAAATCGCATATCTCAGAACTATTCGATGTGTCATTTCTATTTAATGTTTCATGAGATTCTCTTCTCGTTAATGCGTTTTGAACCCTCAAGGCATATTTTGCAAATCTATAATCTTGCTGTTcctcttcaaaaatgggCCTCCCCAAGATGCTTTGcgcttcttctttcctttccAAAACGTTCAACCTATCCAACCATTCCCAGGTTATCACTGTTGAAGTGACATAACACGTAGTGTTGAACACGTCGCCCAAATCGGATATCCATAAGTTTGCTACATCAGCAAGAAAGAACCCTGGCAATAAAAGCAACACGATGAATGTCAATAACGTAAGCAGCCCCATTTGATTAAGTTTAAACCataactttttcttctgccAAATATGGTAGATGACGATTGATGCGTATGACGTCGCAATAGCTATGCGGAATAGATAAACAAAGGGTCGCAGAATTTgccagttttttttatgtcCTTTCACATGGTTGGAAAACGGCGGAATCACCCATAAAATATTTGCAGTCATTACTAGGACCACgccaacaaaaaaaataattctcTTTTCCTGAGCTCTTTGGAATAACCTAATGACTATACCAACCTGACAAAATTGGAACATTAAAGTAGCAAAAAAATCCAGAACAACGAATGTCATATCGTCTGAGAATAAATGAATAATGGAATGAGCCCGAACAATGCCGTATTGGTTATGctcattttctaatttaCGCAGTACTTTGACGATAAAGATTGTCAAGTTTAGCGAGGCTATGAACGAGGCAATCCTTAATAATTGTAAGATTCTCTTATAAGCACGTCCACTGATATTGATACAGCAAATCACAGTAAGAAACACAGTAATGACAAAGTTGGACGTTATGCACAAAATCACGGCATAAATTGCGTACTGAGAAGAACCGCCAACATAATCACCTACTTGGATGAAAGTTTGCCAATCTTTAATCACTTCATCAAGGTACCGATAGGGGGATGTGGTTTTCAATGCCGTAGATATGTAAACGGGGACAGTTTCACAACAATAACTTCGGAATGTTATATCATC encodes:
- the TRF5 gene encoding non-canonical poly(A) polymerase TRF5, which translates into the protein MTRSKAQFSPSKVGQKEYKNPKRMRKSSFTKTQKMFEVFNENRSHFNKYESLAMDVDDDGTFGNFVLMENDEGGIDIPEIEEETSGDDGTIHESLKNGNSLEDNHDFIAFSESSEDEEVEEKVVEEKSVLLVQNQYEISTVTSQPHENSDSVCNMEYPWIKNHGHSRQRGIADWLTLEIKDFVHYISPSKAEIKCRNKTIDKLRKAVKELWSDADLHVFGSFATDLYLPGSDIDCVINSRNRDKEDRNYIYELARHLKNQGLAIRMEVIVRTRVPIIKFIEPQSQLHIDVSFERTNGLEAAKLIREWLRDSPGLRELVLVIKQFLHSRRLNNVHTGGLGGFTVICLVYSFLNMHPRIKSNDIDAPDNLGVLLIDFFELYGKNFGYDDVAISNSDGYPSYIPKSHWKTLEPSRGRFSLAIQDPGDPNNNISRGSFNMKDIKKAFAGAFELLVNKCWELDSATFKDRVGKSILGNVIKYRGQKRDFKDERDLVENKAILENERYHKKRTRIVHEDVFINDTEELPVEDIYKLDEPLKKKRKGKKDKKERKTLEGTLPPPASEVAVKKSKRQHQQKTVNPSPKPHHDNPTIDALMGLSDNEEGSDQDRRENGIQPGQDEKQPLKTQTVDAQTRRDYWLSKGQAL
- the CLA4 gene encoding serine/threonine protein kinase CLA4, whose translation is MSLSAAANKISDNDFQNIGPAPMPPNANGQGRTGYNQTQPITKLMSQLDLTSASHLSANSLKKKSGWVSYKDDGLLSFIWQKRYLVLHDSYVALYKNDKQNDDAILQIPLTSIISVSRTQLKQYCFELIRCSDRNSVSSGSSSSVNVSSENNSKKSIYIATKTENDLHTWLDAIFAKCPLLSGVSSPTNFTHKVHVGFDPETGSFVGMPTNWEKLLKHSRITGEDWNNNSAAVIQVLQFYQEYNGAGNPTNPLEKSQSSEAASSQKSLPSSYNENKHSVNSKASSGGSSGLTSQRQASQPPNTKPHVSSGNGSLPPINTKVLNNQSNIPRHLQNVPSQQYNKMRNAHSPTNGQFPRGPMHSNHSQRSLQQQQHQQHQQHHQQQQQQQQQYQQQQQYPYHQQVPSPSPSPSPSPLNPYRPHHNMINPYSKQSLSPLGAQPSNANQKQGTPNYAQNPSPTGPQFQPQRTAPKPPVSAPRAPYPPKQSAVAAGAAMQHVAAKNDQPVLQSMRQAPKRPDTDDKQATGVTKPKKPTRPTMSTAEIMSKLKSVTVNADPSICFKVIEKAGQGASGSVYLAERTYIPIESNMSELMNNEIDEPQVGDKVAIKQMILSKQPRKELIVNEILVMKDSRHDNIVNFLEAYLRTDDDLWVVMEFMEGGSLTDIIENSPANDTSRSPLTEPQIAYIVRETCQGLKFLHDKHIIHRDIKSDNVLLDTKARVKITDFGFCAKLTDKRSKRATMVGTPYWMAPEVVKQREYDEKIDVWSLGIMTIEMLEGEPPYLNEDPLKALYLIATNGTPKLKYPETLSLEIKRFLSVCLCVDVRYRASTEELLHHGFFNLACDPKDLTALLEWKE
- the MON2 gene encoding Mon2p, whose protein sequence is MTMNTGGFTSMQKQLEAELRSLSSESKRRNSAIRHASDKSVEILKRVHNFDELERHPDFVLPFILACQSRNAKMTTLAMQCLQGLSTVPSIPRSRLSEILDAFIEATHLAMEIQLKVLQVVPIFFKTYGKFIYGPLCKKLLLCCSNLLHVPNKAPVVVGTASATLQQLIDEIFDRLSIESVVDDKQFEVLISNNETTKVNVYRYDANKLFNNICSLNEVSISGPSNDGDILLDIGDIPIDYGLEILESILKNSQKNLLECGDLQYLLRVKAIPLLLRCISSSKHFSTAVRSCRCLKLLIRKEYLSTLELELEVILSLLIHGISVESNLSAWQRVLSLELFKDLSQDTEIVNTLYMDYDNYSDKKHVFKYLLKECIGLLNSPEYITFLGSSSIVQKMDSPLITTENSMVKTRFMHLLDKSNAPSINITYIISLILGICNNLCEGLSNSALDSSPLEKKMGDKQHNGELENDSTIVKVYSGLFSGLYEINKLFLYSTSLETSIFHSVVRAFQKLAHSAGVLSLEEKLRKCMKLFSILIVNNVISSNRVPSNDMSRLVKSQQVREISGSRVLNNPGETISSPTTKDLTKEIGDSSKDKETKRQLHPRNISPRQVSLLRALVSLSVSLGPVFDSESWKYTFLTWQWISYYIYGPSADFKESFYSEDIPPPPVLSKSDVTSIESSLTKFFESTSNYSCSTFQLVLTRLILDSKNTLTLEQTNLNLDNDIGYHPLDAGNEIMPCIYNKAFFVNKIGELATYNCKKFLAGKNGKELWNLLSNYMIKLISNREMDNDSLRLYSVRVFTEIIKKATNEVGNSDDQEDKVQQFGTLENLIIDSLMETINSIKQLDVGRQEIYNGTINVESDILFQLLLTLKEILNEFGELLMNSWTNIFNIINSPFEWTVEDTNLSMNEDIDDSSLFEGIVQKHKNMIQVSYDVFKLISDDFLQSLPMNVIKCVIDTLVNFVTQKRNLNISFSSISQFWLVGDYLRVRFSPDTLDLDDEKRKKFSEKITNQKLIEIITSDSSHNWELYDGLWIYLLKNLVNCTNDDRIEVKNGAVQTFFRIIDSHSVCFPPWDLIFLEVIEPLLTKEWSNEELENETDFINITLQGLIKLYPEHFKDFKNNPTCSMEWSVLLNFMKRLLLSTSNNTKNAVILNYQTLLKEILNINNVPPGILKDCCEIFTEYDITYSDLSISASNKTEYDCIYELITGFPSLYKLVFEYDAMTDEFVEKVLLLFNSAIKYPLLPEFVQDKTKPSSMQKAILSGLDIFATKDFKDTEILILLQLSTISVLAFDTREKIANKLGPKLPKSSLNRLPTFEAISYMACTNLRAKVAKIDQFDVSTLKAKHVLRILKNLTEIIKRKSLIAGSANDEIPIWVLASNCFSDLSSKIFKSLQGDAGNQLKDNFCDLFINVITTTLQRINPEIDNQTEIDDLNEYSKYREILLGNKIIELFSERQLDIFISAVWNCSFLYEFDELENALMRGCDTLAEFSSKLSAFDFSNLFGSTTNPPFLTKYKCSLECLQDLVKFMLNSNEKLRKLTAPYLSARIALVLRRYISDEYLIGRAPIPKLRKIELTTLLNGLCEIFRVILSKDSALANKQIGVENLERLGPLILRTIPVSHKMDGLQDKVLELSLDFTKLVT